A genomic segment from Triticum dicoccoides isolate Atlit2015 ecotype Zavitan chromosome 1A, WEW_v2.0, whole genome shotgun sequence encodes:
- the LOC119294790 gene encoding RGG repeats nuclear RNA binding protein A-like, whose product MTSNQFDLLGDVDNDDPSQLLAAAAAKKAAEPKPAAPAPAAGKPGSKPPAKTPPPAEDRGNRGDGAGRGRGGRGGGFGRTGPRRDYGDADANGGFEGGYGGGGYAAPRLEDGDGKQAERGRGPRQPYRGGGGRRGGYSDGQNTDEFGRPHRSYERRSGTGRGFGMKRDGAGRGNWGTATDEGFPQENVEAVNTEETPAVAEDEKKPEDEPQPEAEKVKEGAENEEEQKEAEEDKEMTLEEYEKVLEEKRKAILALKAEERKVEVDKELQSMQQLSVKKDAEEVFIKLGSDKEKKKENTEREERAKKSLSINEFLKPAEGERYSGGRGRGRGFRGRGEAHGGYNGGGGGRRPAAAPAIEDQSQFPTLGGK is encoded by the exons ATGACGTCCAACCAGTTCGATCTCCTCGGCGACGTCGACAACGACGACCCCTCgcagctcctcgccgccgccgccgccaagaaggccgCCGAGCCCAAGCCCGCGGCGCCTGCCCCCGCCGCCGGCAAGCCCGGCTCCAAGCCGCCCGCCAAGACCCCGCCGCCCG CGGAGGACAGGGGCAACCGGGGGGACGGCGCCGGGCGCGGGAGGGGCGGCCGCGGGGGCGGGTTCGGCAGGACCGGCCCGCGGCGGGACTACGGCGACGCGGACGCCAACGGCGGCTTCGAgggcggctacggcggcggcggctatgcgGCGCCTCGCCTGGAGGACGGcgatgggaagcaggcggagaggggCCGCGGGCCGCGCCAGCCCTACCGcggagggggcggccgccgcggggGCTACTCCGACGGGCAGAACACGGACGAGTTCGGGCGCCCGCACCGCTCCTACGAGCGCCGCAGCGGCACCGGCCGCGGCTTCGGGATGAAGCGCGACGGCGCTGGCCGCGGCAACTGGGGGACCGCCACCGACGAAGGGTTCCCACA GGAAAATGTGGAGGCTGTCAACACTGAGGAGACCCCTGCTGTGGCAGAGGATGAGAAGAAGCCCGAGGATGAGCCGCAGCCCGAGGCTGAGAAGGTCAAGGAGGGTGCGGAGAATGAAGAGGAACAGAAGGAAGCTGAGGAAGATAAG GAGATGACCTTGGAGGAGTATGAGAAAGTGTTGGAGGAGAAGCGGAAAGCGATACTCGCACTAAAGGCTGAGGAGAGAAAGGTtgaagttgacaaggagctgcaGTCCATGCAGCAACTGTCAGTGAAGAAGGATGCTGAGGAAGTATTTATCAAGCTG GGCTCTgacaaggagaagaagaaagaaaacacaGAAAGAGAGGAGCGTGCCAAGAAG TCCCTCAGCATCAACGAATTCCTGAAGCCAGCTGAAGGCGAGAGGTACAGTGGCGGTCGGGGCCGCGGCCGTGGCTTCAGGGGACGCGGCGAGGCCCATGGCGGgtacaacggcggcggcggtggccggcgaccAGCTGCTGCTCCGGCGATCGAAGACCAGTCCCAGTTTCCGACGCTAGGTGGGAAGTGA